One Cryptomeria japonica chromosome 9, Sugi_1.0, whole genome shotgun sequence genomic window carries:
- the LOC131858537 gene encoding pathogenesis-related protein STH-21-like: MVAGSFSIEIESPVEAKRLWKATVDTHNLLPKQAPALVLFKVMEELAPFDTLSSLQRHCLLLIIRYEIKIVIAANKDFSYMKEKVDLVDEANLVYGYSPVEGGMLGEKVASVSHKIKYTLKPEGNGGCITTFTCDYDNLPGVPQDEAKIEEIKAKNTGLFKQVEEYLIANPTLYC, translated from the exons ATGGTGGCAGGAAGTTTCAGTATTGAAATAGAGTCTCCAGTGGAGGCAAAAAGGCTGTGGAAAGCAACTGTGGACACCCACAACTTATTGCCAAAGCAAGCACCAGCCCTCGTCTTGTTCAAGGTGATGGAGGAGTTGGCACCATTCGACACGTTAAGTTCACTCCAG AGACATTGTTTGTTACTAATAATACGATATGAAATTAAAATTGTTATTGCAGCCAACAAGGATTTTAGCTATATGAAAGAGAAAGTGGACTTAGTTGATGAGGCCAACTTGGTTTATGGTTACAGCCCTGTGGAAGGAGGAATGTTGGGGGAAAAGGTGGCATCAGTAAGCCACAAGATTAAATACACCCTCAAACCAGAAGGTAATGGTGGATGCATTACCACATTTACCTGCGACTACGATAACCTACCTGGTGTTCCCCAGGATGAAGCCAAAATTGAGGAGATCAAGGCCAAGAACACTGGTTTGTTCAAGCAGGTGGAGGAATATCTTATCGCCAATCCCACTTTATACTGCTAA